One Desmodus rotundus isolate HL8 chromosome 4, HLdesRot8A.1, whole genome shotgun sequence DNA segment encodes these proteins:
- the ACTR1A gene encoding alpha-centractin, with translation MESYDVIANQPVVIDNGSGVIKAGFAGDQIPKYCFPNYVGRPKHVRVMAGALEGDIFIGPKAEEHRGLLSIRYPMEHGIVKDWNDMERIWQYVYSKDQLQTFSEEHPVLLTEAPLNPRKNRERAAEVFFETFNVPALFISMQAVLSLYATGRTTGVVLDSGDGVTHAVPIYEGFAMPHSIMRIDIAGRDVSRFLRLYLRKEGYDFHSSSEFEIVKAIKERACYLSINPQKDETLETEKAQYYLPDGSTIEIGPSRFRAPELLFRPDLIGEESEGIHEVLVFAIQKSDMDLRRTLFSNIVLSGGSTLFKGFGDRLLSEVKKLAPKDVKIRISAPQERLYSTWIGGSILASLDTFKKMWVSKKEYEEDGARSIHRKTF, from the exons ATGGAGTCTTACGATGTGATCGCCAACCAGCCTGTTGTGATCGACAAT ggATCCGGTGTGATTAAAGCTGGTTTTGCTGGTGATCAGATCCCCAAATACTGCTTTCCAAACTA TGTGGGCAGACCCAAGCACGTTCGTGTCATGGCAGGAGCCCTCGAAGGTGACATCTTCATTGGCCCCAAAGCTGAG GAGCACCGAGGGCTGCTCTCGATCCGGTACCCCATGGAGCACGGCATCGTCAAGGACTGGAATGACATGGAGCGCATTTGGCAGTATGTCTATTCTAAGGACCAGCTGCAGACGTTCTCAGAGGAG CATCCCGTGCTCCTGACAGAGGCACCTCTAAACCCGCGGAAAAATCGAGAACGCGCTGCTGAAGTTTTCTTTGAGACCTTCAACGTGCCAGCCCTTTTCATCTCCATGCAAGCTGTGCTCAGCCT TTATGCCACAGGCAGGACCACGGGGGTGGTGCTGGACTCTGGGGACGGCGTCACCCACGCCGTGCCCATTTATGAGGGCTTTGCCATGCCTCACTCAATCATGCGCATCGACATTGCCGGCCGGGACGTCTCTCGCTTCCTTCGCCTCTACCTGCGTAAGGAGGGCTACGATTTCCACTCATCCTCAGAGTTCGAGATTGTCAAGGCCATAAAAGAA AGAGCCTGCTACCTATCCATAAACCCCCAGAAGGATGAGACACTGGAGACGGAGAAGGCTCAGTACTACCTGCCCGACGGCAGCACCATTGAG ATTGGTCCTTCCCGATTCCGGGCACCTGAGCTTCTGTTCCGGCCAGACCTGATCGGTGAGGAGAGTGAGGGCATCCATGAGGTGCTGGTGTTTGCCATCCAGAAGTCTGACATGGACCTGCGGCGCACGCTTTTCTCTAACATCGTGCTCTCGGGAGGCTCCACCCTGTTCAAAG GTTTTGGTGACAGGCTACTGAGTGAAGTGAAGAAACTGGCTCCGAAAGACGTGAAGATCAGG ATATCGGCACCTCAGGAGAGACTGTATTCCACATGGATTGG GGGCTCTATCCTCGCCTCCCTGGACACCTTTAAGAAGATGTGGGTCTCCAAGAAGGAATATGAGGAAGACGGTGCCCGATCCATCCACAGGAAAACCTTCTAA